In one Carassius carassius chromosome 48, fCarCar2.1, whole genome shotgun sequence genomic region, the following are encoded:
- the LOC132131455 gene encoding semaphorin-3D-like, protein MRIVGLWRTGRYSPQLVFLLHSLLTLIQPSNAGNHNIPRLQLSNAELRSRNSSAVFWDGGERGAYEALLLDEDRGWLLVGARDHIYMLNSDSFTQPAHKIHWPAGQEHIERCKYAGKHLSMDCANYVRLLQPFNKTHVYVCGTGAFHPQCTYIDLGHNLEKPTFQLHSQVGESGRGKCPFSPQEPFTARLTDGDLYAGTSVDFMGTNAAIFRTSVHSSNQHYIRTEAYQDHWLNEPEFVGSYSIPDTHSLDDDKVYFFFKETALESNQLDKRIYSRVARVCKNDIGGKRSLINRWSTFLKARLVCSVPGPGGMDTHFDELEDIFLLETKDSQNPVIYGIFSTSSSVFRGSAVCIYSMASIRAAFNGPFAHKESPDYRWMEYKGRIPYPRPGTCPSETYDPLHKSTRDFPDDVVSFMRTHQLMWEPVMPIHRRPVFTRINAPYRLKKLVVDRVDAEDGQYDVLHLGTDDGRVLKVVSVPKENWETEEIILEELNVFKTQTPILNMELSTKRQVLFVSSDEGVFQLPVQRCELYGKACVDCCLARDPYCAWDGSSCTNYFPSNKRRARRQDVRYGDPWSQCQDMRDGSEDAELKTVYAVETNSTFLECIPRSPQATIKWIIQPNHSQNSKELVPGEENLIHMQRGLLLQHLASANAGLYLCIAYEHLFFRTLARYEVHVIPKNHMSRVQNTHPGNYAALPRSYKELHLMGVSELTSDEYCEHLWYREKRRQQKLRTLKLKQVAENRKARVRRQNSPIKPLDSDETTDLRTVRLHLDN, encoded by the exons AACTGAGGTCGAGGAACAGCTCTGCTGTGTTCTGGGACGGTGGAGAGAGGGGAGCATACGAGGCCCTTCTGCTGGATGAGGACCGCGGATGGCTGCTGGTCGGAGCCCGAGACCACATCTACATGCTAAACTCTGACAGCTTCACCCAACCGGCACACAAG attcaCTGGCCAGCTGGACAGGAACACATTGAACGCTGCAAATATGCAGGAAAGCATCTATCG ATGGACTGTGCCAATTATGTGAGACTCCTACAGCCCTTCAATAAAACACATGTCTATGTATGTGGAACCGGCGCATTCCACCCACAGTGCACCTACATTGACCTGGGACACAATCTTGAG AAACCCACTTTCCAGCTCCATAGCCAAGTTGGAGAATCCGGGAGAGGAAAATGTCCCTTCAGTCCACAGGAGCCCTTTACCGCCCGACTGACAG ATGGGGACCTGTATGCCGGGACGTCTGTAGACTTCATGGGAACAAACGCTGCTATTTTTCGCACATCCGTGCATAGCAGCAATCAACACTATATCCGCACTGAAGCTTACCAGGACCACTGGCTAAATG AGCCAGAGTTTGTTGGATCGTATTCTATCCCTGACACACACAGCTTGGACGATGACAAAGTCTATTTCTTCTTTAAAGAGACCGCCTTAGAGTCCAACCAGCTGGACAAGCGTATCTACAGTCGTGTGGCTCGTGTTTGCAAG AATGACATAGGAGGAAAACGAAGCTTAATTAATCGCTGGAGCACCTTCCTGAAAGCCAGGCTGGTTTGCTCAGTACCAGGACCTGGAGGCATGGACACACACTTTGACGAGCTGG AGGACATATTTCTCTTGGAGACCAAAGATTCACAGAATCCAGTCATCTATGGCATATTCTCCACTTCCAG CTCTGTTTTCCGAGGTTCAGCCGTTTGCATCTATTCCATGGCCTCTATACGAGCCGCCTTCAATGGGCCATTTGCCCATAAGGAGAGCCCTGATTATCGCTGGATGGAGTACAAGGGGAGGATCCCTTATCCACGGCCAGGGACG TGTCCGAGTGAAACCTATGACCCTTTGCACAAGTCCACCCGAGATTTCCCAGATGATGTTGTGAGCTTCATGAGGACCCATCAGCTGATGTGGGAGCCAGTGATGCCCATTCATAGGCGTCCCGTCTTCACTCGGATCAATGCCCCCTACAGGCTAAAGAAGCTTGTGGTTGATAGGGTTGATGCAGAGGACGGGCAGTATGACGTCTTACATCTTGGCACAG ATGATGGCAGAGTATTAAAGGTGGTCTCTGTACCTAAAGAGAATTGGGAAACTGAAGAAATCATTCTAGAAGAGCTTAATGTCTTCAAG ACTCAAACCCCAATACTAAACATGGAGCTCTCCACCAAGAGG CAAGTGCTCTTTGTAAGCAGTGATGAAGGGGTCTTCCAGCTTCCTGTGCAGAGGTGTGAGCTGTATGGTAAAGCGTGTGTAGACTGCTGTCTAGCTCGTGACCCATACTGTGCTTGGGACGGGTCCTCCTGTACCAACTACTTCCCTAGCAACAAAAG GCGTGCCCGGAGACAGGATGTGAGGTATGGAGACCCCTGGAGCCAGTGTCAGGACATGAGAGACG GTTCAGAGGATGCTGAACTAAAGACAGTTTACGCTGTGGAGACAAATTCAACCTTCCTGGAATGTATCCCACGTTCACCACAAGCCACGATCAAGTGGATAATTCAGCCAAACCACAGCCAAAACAGCAAAGAG TTGGTTCCAGGTGAAGAAAACCTCATCCACATGCAACGTGGGCTCCTTCTCCAGCACTTAGCATCCGCTAATGCCGGCCTGTATCTCTGCATAGCCTACGAACACCTGTTCTTCCGCACGTTAGCCCGCTATGAGGTCCACGTCATCCCCAAGAACCACATGTCAAGAGTGCAGAACACCCATCCCGGAAATTATGCAGCCTTGCCACGGAGCTATAAGGAACTCCATCTAATGGGAGTTAGCGAGCTAACGTCTGATGAGTACTGTGAACATCTTTGGTACCGCGAAAAACGACGACAGCAGAAACTACGCACGCTTAAGTTGAAGCAGGTGGCTGAAAATCGTAAAGCGAGAGTTAGGCGACAAAATTCACCCATCAAGCCTCTAGACAGTGATGAAACCACAGATTTAAGGACTGTGAGACTTCATCTGGACAATTAG